Genomic DNA from Hordeum vulgare subsp. vulgare chromosome 2H, MorexV3_pseudomolecules_assembly, whole genome shotgun sequence:
GGGGCTACCTCTAGAGGATTTTGGGGAACCGGAGGAGGAGGcatcggaggaggaggcgtcgCCGCAGGAGCTGGAGGTGGAGGCGTCGCCGCAGGAGGAGGCGACGCCGCAGGAGGAGGCGGACATGGAGGCACCGCCGGTCTACTATCTGTGGCCCgaccaagtggtgatcatcaactCCATCCGCTCGGAAGCAGCTGCGCAGACCCGACGTTTTCGTCAGCAGCAGATGCAGGCAGCGCGGGCGGTGCAGGAGGAGGCACATGTGGTGGCCCAAGAGGACCAGGCTCCGGCGCAGGCGGATCAAGCCATCTCCGACTACGAAGACGCATAGTGCACTAGGCAGTATGTAGAATACATATTGTATGATTCCCTATATTGTTTGCTTTCGTCATTATgctctctgagctatgtttgttgataCTTCAGCATGTATGCTTTCCTTATTATGCTCTgtgagctatgtttgttgatgcttcaaaatcctaatgcttcaaaaaatatattacatgctttttgttgatgcttcaaagccctaaaccctaaaataccTAAAACCTAACCCTAAACGTAGCACTGCACCCTAGCCTTGGTCTGTGGCACTTGGAAGGTGGAGACGCGTGCGAGAGGAGAGGAACCAGTGGCAGCGACTGTCACTACGTCCATGACGGCGCGCATGCACGCAGCCTAGCTCGATCACATGGCATGCACATCAAGCTTCACCGCTTCGGTATCATGGTGGTGCACGTCGATTGGTATGCCCTAGAGTTTAATTGCCATGTTGAATTGATGTTGCGGTGGTCAAAGGCTGAGAAGGTGTGAACTGTGAATCGATCGAGGAGGCGACAGACGCTACGTCCCGTGGCGGCTCACAGGAAGGCTGCATCCGTGGTGGGGCGCATCGACGCATGCTGGCAGGCAGGTAGGCAGGCGATTCATGCCGCGCATGCATAACTTTAATTGTCACGCtgaatagatgcgagtggatcgCGGAGACAAGCTTGTGACATGAGATGAACCAGCAGCAGCGACCGTCCCTGCGTCCGTGTCGGCTAGCATGCAGAAAGAGGCCGGTCAGCGTATGTGGCGGCTTGTGTGCAGAAAGAGGGGAGGTCAACGCATCGTGGCGGCGGGCATCAGCGCATGGAGGcaggctagctacgtgcatgcataaCAGGCTCATGTCGTTACGGCGCGCGCAGGGCCCAGCAGCGACCGATGGAGGCGGGCTAGCTacgagcatgcatagcaggctcatgtcgttaCGGCACGCACAGGGCCCAACAATTTAACCACGGCCCAACGGGCTAACCGCGACACCATCCGCCGCGACCCCACTCATCAGGTCCAACGGGGGACACATTCAacgcggccccactcgtcagaatTAACAgtcaaagcactgacccgacgacatccaccgtttgtgaccagttctgagggtttcaGCCAAAGGAGTAGGAAAAAGtaagcaaaagttaagagcgtgaggatgaatgagtagagctaacgaaccatgggcacagaaataaaaatctCTATTATAAATTGCATCtattcatatgcaagcacttgccAAAAATTATCCTACGAATAAACAAACATACGAACTAGGGGCATACAAATAAAAATCTGTATTATAAATTGCATCtattcatatgcaagcacttgttAAAATTTATCCTAGGAATTTTTTTGCGGTACCGCGAGCAAGCGAGACGGATTTATGGGATCTATTTCGTCGAATGGCTCTTGGTATCACAAAATACTTTTAATGGAGCGAGTAAACGATTTTTGCGGGGTGAGTTTTTATCAGATTCGTTAGAGTTGCTCTTACAACTCAAAATAGTTGAGGAGTACCAAAGAAATGTTGGGACCACATGAGTTACACTAGGCCTTAATATACCAACACTATACAAGTACAGTATTAAAACGCAATAGCATGTGGTTGAGATAAGAAAACATGGCACGCAATCACGTCTGCGTATATATATGAACATAAAGTTCCATCTCCAACAAAGCTGGCGATAACTAAGAGCTTCCGAATTCCCACCAATACCGCGTTTGGTATGAATGAATCCGATACGAATAAACAAACATACGAAGAAACAAAAAACGTGTATCCGTGTCATCAACTCCACGCCCAAAAAGTAAAAAAGCGCCGCCAACAGCTCCGTCCCCTTTCCGCGCCCACACTGGTGGCGCACGAAGCGCCTACGTGGCCCGATCGAGGTCGTCGGCTCAGCCTGGCCCAACCACCGCCGGTGGTTTCCCTCCGTCCGCGTCCTCTGAGATCACCTCACCTCGCTGACTCAGATCCTCCTCTGGAGTCAAATCCTCATCAGCCTCGACGCATCACCGGCGATTCGCTAGCTAATTATTTCCGTCCAGAAAAACAACGCGGCCCGCTCCCAATGATCACTCCGTCCCGTTGTTGCCGTGTAGCTGTGCACGCACTGTGCTACATGTCGTCGTCGATCGGCTACCTTTGTCCACGACACTACTATATAGCTGTCGCTGAGCTCTCGAGTCGAGGCTTGTTCCCATTCTTCTTCCACATCGCTACGGCTACGAGATCCATCTGCTCCGTTTCTTGGGTTGCTCCGTGCTTCGGCCGGTGCTTGGCTACGCGTCCCGTTGCCTGCCCTTGTTGACCGGGCCGGAGAGCTCGGAGGCTTCACGAGGGGAGTAGCTAGCTGGAGTTTGGAAGCGATCAATGGCGATCTGCGCGGGCTTCGATTCCTACCGGGCGTCGCCGGCGGACATGCGGGTCGTGACGTCGGACGGGCAGAGCATGGCCGCGCACTCCTACGTTCTTGTAAGCCACTCTGCCGCTTATTCGATTTACGCGGCGGATCTTGTCTTGTGCCTTGCTGTTGAATCTTGGCTAATTCGAAATCGGGTGGCGATATGCAGGCCTCGGCGTCGCCGGTGCTGGAGCGGATGATCGACAGGGCGCAGGGCGGGTGGGGCGCCGAGTGCACCATCCGCGTCCTCGGCGTGTCCTACGACGCCGTCCACGCCTTCATCCACTTCCTCTACTCCCCCAAGTGCAAGGTGGTgcccgcggaggaggaggcggtgggcgCGAACTGGGCGCAGGTGCTGGCGCTGGCGCACGCGTACCGGGTGGGGTGGCTGAAGCGGGCGGCGGAGGCGGCCGTGTCGGCGCGCCTCACGCCGGAGCGCGCCGTGGACATGCTGAAGCTGGCGAGGCTCTGCGACGCGCCGCGGCTGTACACGTGGTGCGCGCGCCTCGCGGCCGAGGAGTTCGCCGCCGTGGAGCAGTCCGACGGGTGGCGCTTCGCGCGGCGCCACGACGCGGCGCTCGAGCTGGAGCTCCTCGCGCTCCTGGAGGACGCGGACCAGCGGAGGGGGCGGTGGGCGCGCGAGCGGGCCGCGCAGGAGGCGTGCCGGCAGCTCGGCGAGGCCATGGCGTCCCTCGACCACATCTTCCCCGGCGCCAAGGGCGCCTGCGCTGACGCGGACGCGCCGTGCGCGAGGGCGGGGTGCACGTGCCGGGGCCTGCGGCTGCTGATGCAGCACTTCGCGACGTGCGCGAGGAAGATGGCGCCCGGCGGGTGCGCGCGGT
This window encodes:
- the LOC123430434 gene encoding BTB/POZ and TAZ domain-containing protein 2-like; translation: MAICAGFDSYRASPADMRVVTSDGQSMAAHSYVLASASPVLERMIDRAQGGWGAECTIRVLGVSYDAVHAFIHFLYSPKCKVVPAEEEAVGANWAQVLALAHAYRVGWLKRAAEAAVSARLTPERAVDMLKLARLCDAPRLYTWCARLAAEEFAAVEQSDGWRFARRHDAALELELLALLEDADQRRGRWARERAAQEACRQLGEAMASLDHIFPGAKGACADADAPCARAGCTCRGLRLLMQHFATCARKMAPGGCARCKRMLQLFRLHASVCVRPDRACRVPLCSHFKAKAQTGKADKTWRLLVKKVTRAKAMSSLAERKVVPAVVAESWARYNRRAAKLR